The Engraulis encrasicolus isolate BLACKSEA-1 chromosome 22, IST_EnEncr_1.0, whole genome shotgun sequence genome includes a region encoding these proteins:
- the lrrc4cb gene encoding leucine-rich repeat-containing protein 4C has translation MLNKMSSSHWIRMMRGPRWKGAAAVSDPLFLLLLLLQLLVVAGLVRAQTCPSVCSCSNQFSKVICTRRALRDVPDGVSTNTRYLNLQDNLIQVIKVDSFKHLRHLEVLQLSKNHIRSIEIGAFNGLASLNTLELFDNRLTTIPNAAFEYLSKLKELWLRNNPIESIHAYAFNRLPSLQRLDLGELKRLSYVSQAAFKGLSNLRYLNLGMCNLKEIPNTVPLERLEELELSGNQLSVLQRGSFRGLANLKRLWMMHAQIQTIERNTFDDLQTLVELNLAHNNLTLLPHEVFSPLQRLERVHLHHNPWNCNCDILWLSWWLKEVAPANVSCCARCFSPVNFRGRYIGDLDQSYFQCHAPVIADPPTDLNVTEGSPAELRCGTNTWTSLTWQTPNGTIINFGVAPPRTSILNDGTLVFYNLSTADTGRYTCVVVNMAGNTTSSAFLNVSTVDNSGVTYFTTVTVEITETPNEGTPPVLPGNHWSSTTTRGTPVSTERAYTIPVTDVDADGVDGLDEVMKTTKIIIGCFVAITLMAAVMLIIFYKMRKQHHLTDPDGPAQAIEIINVDEELTGIPSLENHHLTLPPLGHHEHYNHYNAYKTAYNHHHGPISSLHTSAHEPLLIQASSKDNVQETQI, from the exons ATGTTGAACAAGATGAGCTCTTCCCACTGGATCCGGATGATGCGAGGGCCTAGATGGAAGGGCGCCGCCGCAGTGTCTGACCCGctcttcctgctgctgctcctgctgcagctgctggtgGTGGCCGGGCTGGTGCGCGCCCAGACCTGCCCGTCCGTCTGCTCCTGCAGCAACCAGTTCAGCAAGGTGATCTGCACGCGCCGGGCGCTGCGCGACGTGCCCGATGGCGTCTCCACCAACACGCGTTACCTGAACCTACAGGACAACCTCATACAG GTGATCAAGGTGGACAGCTTCAAGCATCTGCGTCACCTGGAGGTCCTCCAGCTCAGCAAGAACCACATCCGCAGCATCGAGATCGGCGCCTTCAACGGCCTGGCCAGCCTCAACACGCTGGAGCTCTTCGACAACCGCCTTACCACCATCCCCAACGCCGCCTTCGAGTACCTGTCCAAGCTCAAGGAGCTGTGGCTGCGCAACAACCCCATCGAGAGCATCCATGCGTACGCCTTCAACCGCCTGCCCTCGCTGCAGCGCCTCGACCTGGGCGAGCTCAAGAGGCTCTCGTACGTCTCGCAGGCCGCCTTCAAGGGCCTCAGCAACCTGCGCTACCTGAACCTGGGCATGTGCAACCTGAAGGAGATCCCCAACACGGTGCCCCTGGAGCGGCTCGAGGAGCTGGAGCTGTCGGGCAACCAGCTCTCGGTGCTCCAGCGCGGCTCGTTCCGGGGGCTGGCCAACCTCAAGCGTCTGTGGATGATGCACGCCCAGATCCAGACCATCGAGAGGAACACCTTCGACGACCTGCAGACGCTCGTCGAGCTCAACCTGGCCCACAACAACCTGACGCTGCTGCCCCACGAGGTGTTTAGCCCTTTACAGCGATTGGAGAGGGTGCACCTGCACCACAACCCTTGGAACTGCAACTGTGACATCCTTTGGCTCAGCTGGTGGCTGAAGGAGGTGGCGCCGGCGAACGTCAGCTGCTGCGCCCGTTGCTTCTCGCCGGTCAACTTCCGGGGACGGTACATCGGCGACCTGGATCAGAGTTACTTTCAGTGTCACGCTCCCGTCATAGCGGACCCCCCCACGGACCTTAACGTGACGGAGGGGAGTCCCGCGGAGCTCAGGTGCGGGACCAACACCTGGACCTCGCTCACCTGGCAGACCCCGAACGGCACCATCATCAACTTCGGGGTAGCCCCGCCCAGAACCTCCATCCTCAACGACGGCACGCTGGTCTTCTACAACTTGTCGACGGCCGACACGGGAAGGTACACGTGCGTCGTCGTCAACATGGCGGGCAACACGACGTCCTCAGCCTTCCTGAACGTCTCGACCGTCGACAACAGCGGCGTCACCTACTTCACCACGGTGACCGTGGAGATCACTGAGACGCCCAACGAGGGCACGCCGCCGGTGCTGCCTGGCAACCACTGGTCCTCCACCACCACGCGGGGCACGCCGGTCTCCACGGAGCGCGCCTACACCATCCCCGTGACGGACGTGGACGCGGACGGCGTGGACGGGCTGGACGAGGTGATGAAGACCACCAAGATCATCATCGGCTGCTTCGTGGCCATCACGCTCATGGCCGCCGTCATGCTCATCATCTTCTACAAGATGCGCAAGCAGCACCACCTGACGGACCCGGACGGCCCCGCCCAGGCCATCGAGATCATCAACGTGGACGAGGAGCTGACGGGCATCCCCTCGCTGGAGAACCACCACCTTACGCTGCCCCCGCTGGGCCACCACGAGCACTACAACCACTACAACGCCTATAAGACTGCGTACAACCACCACCACGGCCCCATCAGCTCTTTGCATACGTCCGCGCATGAACCTTTACTAATCCAGGCCAGCTCGAAAGACAATGTGCAAGAGACGCAAATCTAA